DNA sequence from the Anguilla anguilla isolate fAngAng1 chromosome 4, fAngAng1.pri, whole genome shotgun sequence genome:
actcaactcacctggtgtcttgggtcttaattgggtgctgattttaaggtgaaaacaaaaaccagcagtccctgtagctctccagggccagggttggAGATCACTGTTCTataactccactgctttcagttatcagtagtgattgttacatcagcattagaatgttcagtaatCAAAATTCTAATCGCGTATTGATCTCGGAACTGAAAAGAGTTAACTCAAATGGTTGCATGCATTAAAAACGGCACTCAAGCCCATTTCAGTAGCTAATTTCAAAAGATGATTACAGGGGAAATATGCAGGCGTACCTCAAAACACAAGCGCGTCAAAAAAATGTGCAGGATAGCACTGTCTTAGCGTAGACTCTTAGCCAAATTACTGTCTCtgcccaggaaaaaaaaagatgtcttcATTTAATGGGGTCCTGGACGATCTAACTCAGATATGCCTATCATGAGTTTGGTTGGTAATGATTCATGCAGAGTGTTTTTTCGTCATTTACAGAATCAGCTTAGTCAGAACATGCTAGCCAGGGACTCATTAAAGAGCAAATATTTTGAAGTCCTTCTGGGAAACAGTTAACTCCGGGAATAGGTTTGGTTTGGTATTTATAAACGCGTTGCCAGGTAAAGCCAacaacagatgttttttttttccaagttggCACTTATTTAATTGTTCCAAGGAGTTCATTTAGTTTTATAACGGACATGTAACATCATGTCCGTCATCAGATATAGTTACTGTTTACCGGTCTTAATTAAAATCCGCTTTTGATAcatcaaataatattttcaaaatatatttcatttatatatttcatatataaattGCACAGTGTACTCTAGGTCATGTTTGCCAATCTAGTGGATTATGAGGGAAAATCTGAGACCCAAAATGACATGCCTGAGTACTCATCAATGGTGTGAGATTAGGAGGAGGACTGTTGAGCACAGTTCAAGATTACTCCATGTGATTGGCCGCAGTTCAAGATGACCGTGCATGATTGGTCACCGTTCAAGATTACAGCACGTGATTGGCCGAAGTTAAAGATGACCACGCATGATTGGTCACCGTTCAAGATATCTGCACGTGATTGGCCGCAGTTCAAGATGACCAGGATTGATTGGTCGCCGTTCAACATCACTGCACGCGATTGGCCGCAGTTCAAGATGACCAGGAATGATTGGTCGCCGTTCAACATTACTGCACGTGATTGTCCGCAGTTCAAGATGACCACGCATGATTGGTCACAGTTCAAGATTACTGCACGTGATTGGCCGCAGTTCAAGATGACCACGCATGATTGGTTACAGTTCATGATTCCCGTGTGCGGTTAGTACTGAAACAGTCTGGCTTCCTATCAGATAAGGACTGTGTGatacacgggggggggggggggggggggggcaggttaaTTTGCTGCCATGGTGATGTGGACAGCACAGGTGGGAACGCACCTgactgacaccccccccccccaccccctgtctcAGGGGGTACGAGCGGTGGTCAGGTGTTGTCAGCTGCAGGTGCTCGGCGCAAATTAGGAGACAGAATGACGGCCTGCCCAGTGGGCCTGGCGCCTGGCCCACAGCACAATTactgacctggggggggggggggggggggggattctgcgATTTCGGGGGGAAACCAAGCGGACCCTGTCTGCTCGCGAGTCGCTGCCCCGGTGCCCCGGCTGAGTGAGTGACAGTCCCGTTTAATTCCGCCCATAACTTGGGCGAATCAGAGAGGGTCCCGTCCTCATTAGAGACACAACACGGGAATTTAACCCAGGGGTTGTCTCCGTTTAGTTGGGGTACAGGAACCTGTTAGAGAACGGCTGTGTCACGCTGGCTGTTAAGGAGAGTTGTGTACAGgatggctgggtgtttgtttgtttttttttgtcttcgcCGATGCAGTTTTGGTGACGGGGCCTTTTCCCATATCGCACCCAGGCTATGGAACTCACTTCCCCCATCCATCCGAGCCTCTGACTCCCACCCCCTTTTCACTTCCCGTCTCAAAACACATCTATTGAATATTGTTTATCATTAATCCCCCTCATATCTCCTaggctacccccccccccccacacacacacacacacacacactttcacacacccacacccacacccagtTTCTCTTCCTGCCATTTTGCATCCCTCATTGTGCTTTACTGTAGTATTGTCTTACtgttgtttatatattttatgtttttttgtgtgtgtgtgtgtgttttaaatgtatatgtatatatatatatatatatatatatatatgtgtgtgtgtgtatgtatatatagctAAGTGTCTTTGggttggataaaagtgctatataaataaaattattattattattatgagtcGGTGGTCTTCAATCTCAAGAACCATGTATTATTCTACCACTCTGAAACCGACACTTTCGCTTCGagagacattcaataaaaatttacttctttttttggatggaccgcaacagtggggccagccctacacacgcaaatgtctgtgactgagtgagtgactgagcgagtgatgaagttacaccattggtcggctggatcacgtgtgttaggtccagccatatactaggttttgacctggtcttgttttactACAACGTGTTTTTGTTGTCCAAGACTCTTGTTTTAGGCCTATGTCAAAAAAGTACTTAAACGTTTTTTTCTGCCGGGTGTCAGTTGGATATTGATTCTTCTTGGCATGCACAGCTGTTTCTAAATACTGTGCTCTGAAGAGATAAATCATCCTTCAGTAGACACTGCGTCTAATTAATAACAATTAACAGCTCGTTGCCGTCCAGAATTCAGATGGTGCAATTATggtttgaattaaaaacagcatacaATGTGGGTTTCCGTTTAGTTCCAATCCAGTTCTGTCAGTTcagggaaattaatttaaattcgGTTCCTGAATTTGAAAATTGCCCATAATGTCCTAtaaggattttttatttattttcaggctAACGAAGCCGCCCTTTTCTGTTCGCCGTCGCGTGAATAACGGCTTAAATATGTGATTGAGGAGGTCAATGGTTTGGCAGTCGGAGTCAGGCTCGCGCAGATGCCGCGCCAAAAAATAATCGGATCAAGCCTCAATTTCCTGGAATAGGGAGGTCGTGAATTGTttgatgtaaatgtgtgtgtgtgtgcgcgcgcttgtgtgtgcgctTCGGCATGGCTTTCTCGTTGTTCCCATGGTAAATCGCGTGGGCATTCTGTTAGAGAACCTTCTCATAACTAATGATTTATGTGTTGCTGATAAACAAGGCGCTGCGGTTGTGTTTCtacggaggaggagggggggaatcTTCCATTGACTCATTAGGACTCCAGGAGTCCGAATCCTCAGGctatctctgtctgtttggCAGGCGTCATAATGTTTTGGGGGTTTTGGGAAATTATGCGCGTTGCGTGCGTTACTGGTACCTTCCCCGGGAAACATTCCTCagtacataatacataatacataacataatacagtacataatatTGCGTGATAATGTGTCTAATGAACACGCACGGCACAGATGCCTGTGCATTGACTGAGACAGGCTACTGTAGTTAATCCAGATGGGCTACAGACGCGttctttactgtaaaaaaagcACGAAGCGCTAGATTTCATGCGCAATGATCAAAGATAAGGTCCGCATTTATTTAACAGTATTTATCGAAGCGCTTTTTCCTCCTTAGTCTTGACTTCTAAAAGTGTAATGACGGGAAATGACACCAAGCTAGCGCGGTCAACAACAACGACGTAGGCTAATTCGTAATAGAACTGCCAAAGCACTTTAAATAAGAACTCCAAAATGTCATTCACACGTAAAGTAGTTATGCTTCTTCACCACATATCCCAAAGGGCCGTGcaatactgtaaacacacacggTATTCTAATCTAAACTAATTTTAAGTGGTATAACACATTAACGTTGACACTTAGAAACCACTAATAGCTCCTCCATTGATTTTTGGATTCTACCCATCTCGGCACAGTGACTGGGATTCCGGTCATTCCCTCTACGAACGCTCCCCCCTTCTCCTCGGGGGATATATTTTGAGTACTACCCCCTCAGTGGACCACTGAGCTGTAGTGGTACTGTAACTGTACATATACGCCAGAGTCCCCGATCAGTTTGAAAACAGAGTGACAAAGCGCGCTTAAACCCAAGCTCGCTCTGTGTAAGTTTGTTTCCCGGCTGGGTGGATGAAATGCCTTCCGGAAAAAAACGGGACACTGGAACTTTTCAAGGCGTGCGGAGCTAGGGTTGTACCAAAGTAGTCATGTCATGAGCGCAACGAGGCAGGCTTCTATCTGTTCTCACCTTACAGTAGCCACCACGGATCCGGCACGTGCAAGGTATGTCTCCGTTCGACTCCATAAAAAGCCATACGTTTGTTTGACGTTATGTTGATGGgaacatttgtgcatttttggcATCATATTGCAGCCTGTTTTATCCTCGGTCGATGGGTGCTTGCCAAATAGTTTttgtatgtaattattttaataaaatatttaacgtGTTACAAATTTTAGACAGCTTACGATTGCAATGCTTAAgtgctacagtatatattttcgACATTGTATCAATTCGCCATTTACTTCTTAATGTTATTACTGGAAACTTTCAACAGGAAATAATTGGGTCAACAATTCCATCATTTAAATCAACCGAATGTAAGCTATATGCATGTTTATATACAGTAGGCTTGTTATTATTCTGCGATGTAATACATGGTAATTATGCttttaataataacacatagtaattatgttttatgtaaCAGTATTGGCAGTTTATTAGGTGTCACAGAATCAGTTCATCTTAAAGAAAGTAAAAGCTACTGTAATTAGACTCCATTTAATTACACATAATTAAAGGTGTCAGTATCTCATAATGTTCATGTATATTTACTTGAAATTAGAGTTACATTCTTATAATTAGCAGACAAACTGCGTCCTGAAGGCTCCtgtcaaatatttattgttATCATCGCTTATGTGTATTGAAAGTCGAACGTGAATTGAACGTGAGCAATTCGGATGCCTTCCGGGGAAGAACGTGAATTGAACAATTGAATTGAACGTGAGcgattcaattttatttctaagTAAAGATATCTCATGACAGGAGCCTTGACAACGCAGTATGTTTTCTAATAACAACGGTGTAGCATTAATATTCAGTTAACCGTTTAATTTGACGAGTTGTGAAAGACCTGAGTTTTGCTCCAAAATGAAGTCATCTGACCTCCGTCCCTACTGTGACGGAGTCCATCTGGCGGAATCAATGTCAATGCCGCACCAACGGTATCGGAATGTATTCATCTCGCGCTTCACGCGCAGTGCTGGTCTTTTACTCACGAGAGCTTTGGCGGATTGATATTGACCTTCGGGGCAATTGATTGCAAAACGGAGGCCGATATCCTGCCAAGGCTGCAGAATTCCTGGCGCATTTATTTATCTAattatctatctgtctgtgaatatttattttaaatatgaaccAGGTTTAAAAGGCGACGTTAAGAAATTCGGTCAGTGTGTGCTGAGATGGCCTTACGAACCCAGCAGGGGTTCGTCTTGGGATTCCTAATATTTTAAGATCTCCGAGCAATCCCCATGGCTACTTAAAGACGTTGCCCTTGTAATGTCTATAGCCTGTATTATTGCAGTGATCTGCTCCTCGCTTTGTCAGACTATACATTACAGTGGATCCAATTAGTCCAATTAGAATGCAGCAACCAGAGTCCTTTGCAGCTTAGACTGGTACAGTataatgtccagtgttaattcaactgaaATAGACTGCATGTGAGTCCAATTAGGggccatatgtactctgtaagagttgatttaacactgagcgtTTTAACGAGGGGCAGGCCCGTCCTCGGGTCACTGGTGAAATGCGGGGGTTGCGGGTTCGAGGGCGTTGCTTTCTGTCGACAAAGCGTTTTCATGGCTTTGAATCGTCCTCGCATCTTCGAAGGCCCGACTCCCAGAATCCCGTTCTCAGCCGCGCTCTGCGTTTGGTGACTGACGTCGTTTTCTTAGAACCGTCtcacaattatttaaaacatactaaacgcccctccccaccctgacCTGGACAGGAGCCTGATtccgtcgccatggcaacctttGAGCCATGATCCCTTCCCTATCCGTTACCCTCCCAGCTTTCCTCCCGTCTGAACAATGACGCAAAAACgtatgaaagggggggggggagggagggagggacagactGTCAGACTGTCAGacggtccttttttttttttttttcagaaaaataaaaatatatggcAGCGGAGCTTTTAGCTCCCGAGCTCCCCGCCTCTGGAGTCCAATAGCGCGTCGCGTCTGAGGCGCGGCTGCAGCAGACCCCTGGCCAATCAGGGCGCGAGGCTCACCTCTCGCGGTTCTGCCTGACTGCCTCTCAAAGCCTTTTTTACGCGATTCTGATTGATTTGATttcgtttattttgttgtttttttccgttGAACCCTTGGGGTGCTCGGACCAGGCCGTGTAAGATTTACACGGGGCTTCTTCCTTTTGGTGTTAAGGGGTACAGTACGAAGGTTCAAAGCACGTAGAGCGAAACGTTCGCAGCGCACGTGGTTCCCGTCAGGCTTGCACAAATTCTGTTGAATTGGCACGTGAGCATTTCGCAGCCACGGCGTATTCCAGGAAGACTGTCTGTACCGAGTCTGTGCTCGGAGTCTGCAGAGAGCAGAGgtttcaaactccagtcctggagtttGCTCCGCTGGTTTTTCTGCTTTGCTGGTTTTTCTgctttcctttcagtcagcagccaaattaggccttggaaacaaggtgtgtggactcttcgGCCAATCAATGACTCAAACTAAGCGCTGAGCACAAGTTCTGGAGCACatcaaaaaaccagcagacctgcAGGATTTGAGTTAGAGATCCCTGGCTTACAGCATCAGGCCATTGCCTCGCTGATCTCCCGTACCTGGAACTGATAAAGCAAGCTCCACTAGTGTAAAACATTCCCTGTCAGAGCAGCTTCATCGCCGAAATAttttgctgtgttctgtgttacCTGTTCTCCTCCTTGCCGTTCCTCTCTCCTGGTCCTAGTCTCGGCCTTGCCGATCTGTGGATCCTAGCGCTCCGAATCGAATGCGGCCTTGTGATTATTAAACTCGTAACTGCGATCGTAACCGTGATTGAGAAGGCAGCATCTGAGAGGCCACAGACGTCTGCGGCTCTGAAGTGATTCTGTTGGCTCTGTCAAAacacgggagagagagagagcaagaaatagagagtgagagagagagagagaacaatcaAAGCCTGTAAGCCATCCATCACAGTTGAGTCACCCTTTAGAAGACATAAAATCTGACCCAGTTTTGGGAAGGGAAGGGCGGTGGTACCATAACAATTTTGGCAGCCTGATGATGCTGTCTGGTTTTTGGTAAAGGCTATCTCTGTAATGTGAAGCTGTGTTTCTCTCGGTGCTGATCCATGGCTTGTCCACAGCACACAGAACGAGCACTGACTACCGGACCATCTCCTGATTAAACCCAGTTTGTTTTAGATCTGGTTCCGAGCCCAGAAATGTCTCCTTGCTCTCGGCCAATCAGCTGCGGCGGCAAGCTGGACTGCAGGTGTCTGGATCCAATTACCAGCTGAGAAACTATGGACTCCAGCTGCAAGATGTCAGAGACAGATTTGGGCTTTGCCCTTCGTAAGAGTGTCCGATCATTGGTCAGATGTGGTCACATGACTAAATTTTTTGCGTTCTCTCGCCCAAACTGCAGAATAAACAGATGCAAGCTTGATGATACACCAACGCTCCTCACAGGAAAAGGTATAAAATGTCTGCCAAAATAAGTAACTGATTtgcttgtaaatgtaaattcttGCTTGGCTCTTAAAAAGGATGTCAGTCCTTCTGTTCCGTTCTGCTGGAAATTTTTTTGGCAGGGCTAGCTTAGAgacctgtgctctgtgtgtctttttGAAAAGCCGAACTCAAACTCCGTCTCTTTAGACTGAGGTGTTGCGCGGGGGATCTAAAAGGCACCGCATAAATCTGTTAGTCTACCTACATCAGTAAAGCtatttgtgttgtgttctgaAGATGACGTGGGCTCATTGAAATGAAACTGAGCCGGAGTCGGAGTTTGTTTAGAAAAGGCACGGTTTGGTCTGGGAAAGCTTTCAAAACTGTGAGGAGGGGCGCTGATATTGGAGTGTTGTGGAGagggaccgggaccgggacgAGATTCCTTCGCGGCGCGCCTTTGCCTTCTCGCGAAAAGAATCATCGCTGACAAGAACGCCCTGACAAGACAGGGGCGGTTATCTTCGAAGACCGAGGTTCCAATTACAGAAAAGTGCCGCGCGTTGGATCCAGCACATTGAGCACAGCTGAATCTTCCACTCTCCTCATTTAACGGAGTGTCATTTGTACTGAGGACGGAGTATAATTAGCCTGGATAATTAGCTTcggtaatctctctctctctctcacttcagTTCGCTAGATCTGATGACAAATCGCAAATGTAAGAGCAGTTACTTTTCGGATCAgagagcttcttttttttttcttcctgcgcAATTAAGCAATATGGTGGTGCTATTAATGGGCGGGTCAGAAGTGAGAATATTCATAAAGCGTTTCATTCTCAGAGAGAGTCACATGCTGAGAAAGATTTCACAAGACTGTTAAACGGTAGTTCTTTAAGCAGAGGTaccataaatattttcttttactaTATAGTACTGTATACATTGTTGGGGgcataacaaacattttttgcctGGACAGCATGATGTTTtttgggctgtgtttgtggAAACTTGGAGCCTCGCGGTCTGGTTTTCTGTGGAGCCATTTTGTCTGGCCAGctgataaataaacaaaaaacacattttgccattttctcttcTATTCAAttagataataaaaaaatgcatcttgCTCAATTGCTTGAAATCGAACCGTTTTTAGTGATTAGTGCATCTGGCGGTAATGGAGGCTCTTCCTCAGGCCTCGTCCGCTGCCTGCCTGTTCCCTAAACGTAGGGAACATTTTGGAGGAGAACATCGTGCACGTCCGTTCACTTCCTTGTTTACGTTGCAGGCCGAATGTGGTCACATCTGTGACGTTTCTCCCGCCTGTTCCCTTCCGTAGGGAACATTTAGGAGGAGAACATCGTGCACGTCCGTACGCTTCCTTGTTTACGTTGCAGGCCGAATGTGGTCACATCATCTGTGACGTTCCTCCCGCCTGTTCCCTTCCGTAGGGAACATTTAGGAGGAGAACATCGTGCGCGTCCGTTCACTTCCTTGTTTACGTTGCAGGCCGAACGTGATGTCACATTATCCGTGACGTTTCTCCCGCTAACGGTGCTTAGCCTGCGGAGCTTAGCCTGCGGCGCTTGTAGCGGCGCTAGTCTATGGCAGTGGCTCTCGAGCTGCCGAGTCAGGAACACCCTATAGGACCGGGGTTGCTCAGCCCTGACCAATATGGCCTCCGCCGGGTTTGGACGTCCTTagctatgacatcacactgGATGTCAGGTATCGAGGCAGTCGAAAAATTCCACGGAGCCAGGGCTGTCTTCGGGCCACAGGCTGGTGTCAGCGATTGTGCAGTCTGAGCCTTTTTATCAGACAGCCAGTGGGGCTGGCTTTTTTTTGGTTGGCCATTTTACAAAGGAAATCCAGGAAATTGCATTAGAgataaagctttaaaaaaggCACTCGGAATAGCAGGGACGCACAATTCGAGAAATTGGAATGTACTGTACTGCCTTGTGAAGCATGTAAGGTTaacgaaaaaaacaaaatctatacCCCGGCAAGCATTTaattggtgttgtttttttcagcattagTCTcattcgcaaaaaaaaaattatttatttatttatttttttttttttttttacttttgagctgtatacatttttttgtgatgacCTTACAGTGGAATGCTCGCTGCAGCAAACAAACCATGTCCGCTGTGATCAAACATTCCAGTAGAGAAGAACTAACAAACAGGGTTTTGGCTTGGATCTGGGTCTGGGTTACGTAAGTGTCGCACGGGCTTGGGGTGAGCATAAGAAAAATAGTGTGAGCGGGGggagaaaacatgcattttccaTCACCGCATTAAAATGAAACGTGAAAAACTCCCGCCAGGCTTAAAAAAACGCACTGACCTGAGCTCACGTGTTGTGCTTTCATCTCCAGAGCCCAGCCGCGGGAGGACTGAAATCCGTCGGGGCGAGACAAACGGGGTGAGGTTCCTGGACGTTTCGGAGAGCGCCCGCCGCCGTCCGGCACCATGAACGCCTCGGCCGAGGGCGGGGCGCCGCCGCCCGTGTGCTTCTCCGTCAACAGCCCGCCCTTCAACTACACCCACAGCATCGCCTCCGCCTACTTCTCCGCCACCTTCAGCGGCCTGGGCCTCAGCTCCAACCTGTTCGCCCTGGTGGTGCTGGTGAAGTCGTACCGCCGGACGCAGAGCCGCTCCCGCTCCTCCTTCCTGGTCTTCCTCCTGGGCCTGGTGCTGACCGACTTCATGGGCCTGCTGGTGACCGGGTCCATCGTGGTCTCCTTCCACGTCACGCACTTCAACTGGCGCCTGCTGGACCCCCGCTGCCACTTCTGCAACTTCATGGGCATGTCCATGGTCTTCTACGGCCTGTGCCCGCTGCTGCTGGGCGCCGCCATGGCCGTCGAGCGCTTCGTGGGCATCAACAGGCCCTTCGCCCGCTCCGCCAGGGTGTCCAAGTCCCGGGCGTGGTCCATGGTGGTGTCGGTGTGGGTGGCGGCGGGCTGCGTGGGCCTGCTGCCGCTCACGGGCCTGGGCAGCTACCACATGCAGATGCCGGGCTCCTGGTGCTTCTTCCTCATCGGCTCGCGACCCCTGGACATGACCTTCAGCCTGCTGTTCTCGCTCACGGGCCTGACGTCGCTGGCCGTGTCCTTCGTGCTGAACACGGTGAGCGTGGTGACGCTGCTGCGCGTCTGCTGCGGCAAGGAGGCCGGCAGCCGCCGCCGTGACCACGAGGTGGAGATGATGGTGCAGCTCCTCGGCATCATGATCATCGCCTCCATCTGctggtgccccctgctggtaagTGCCGGTATCACTGCGAGACGATGGCGTCATCCAAAGGGATACTTCTTCCCCCCCTTTTTGTTCAGTTAGGGTTGTTCTCAGAGCAGAGGAGTGGGTGAATTGAGATTTGGGTCTCTCAGGGTAATTGGgaaatttgaaaattaattttttttttaagtttttaatgTTGTACAGGAAATTTCAGTTCATGagtttttgggggtttttttttgttaatatcaGAAATTCTATTCCGTAAGTTTTTTGGATGCGTCCTGGTTACCGGTGCAAACAAGTcttaaatggaaatattttctcaatATTTTGTTCGAAGGATGGGCTGTGTAAATAAGATGAACTCTGATTGTTCAAGTAAATTGTTGTTATCCTTTATCCAAACGGAGGCCCCATTGAGATCAGCTTAATTTTCTTAAtgaggagaaataaaataaaaaacagcaaagcaGTGACATTAGAACAAATCAAATTCAtggaaaaacaatcaaataactTAAACCGTCAACTTTGATTTGTGGTTCAttgtcaacagttttttttttattataaatattgtaaTTTCATCAAGGACCGATCTAATGTCAGATGGAACACTCTCTAATGTTTGAGGAAGTGAAGCTGATGACGGTTGAACTCGATAGCATggtcaataaaaatgttcatcCTTTGATTAATACAAGTATAGATGGTGTGTCCTTTGCAGAGCCACTGATTTGAAACTGGTACTTTGTtgttataaatgaaaatatggttTTAAGATCTTAATTCCAAAAAGTCACTAAGCTCAAAGATTTGAGTGATTGCATCGGAACAGTCTTAAGGCTTTTCAGTGGTTCTTTGCAATGAAAATATCCCAGATGTGTCACCTTCCTGTCAGAATCATCGATCTGTATGTGCAGACCAATTTATTGACGAGACTTGAGACTGAACTAACATGTCACAGCTAGTCTACTTAAACATCAGCCAGTGTTCCTTGTTAAATTAATCTATCaatatttgtgcttttgttGACTCCTGTTTTGGTGCTCTATGGAACCCTCTATGTTGggtgtgagaagtgtgaaagcTCCCCTGATGGAATCGATTTTTGCTtgacaaagaacccttgaactagaCACGGGGTTCCGCTATGGAGACACGGAGTAGCTTCCTAGAACCCTTGAACTAGACACGGGGTTCCGC
Encoded proteins:
- the tbxa2r gene encoding thromboxane A2 receptor isoform X1 — translated: MNASAEGGAPPPVCFSVNSPPFNYTHSIASAYFSATFSGLGLSSNLFALVVLVKSYRRTQSRSRSSFLVFLLGLVLTDFMGLLVTGSIVVSFHVTHFNWRLLDPRCHFCNFMGMSMVFYGLCPLLLGAAMAVERFVGINRPFARSARVSKSRAWSMVVSVWVAAGCVGLLPLTGLGSYHMQMPGSWCFFLIGSRPLDMTFSLLFSLTGLTSLAVSFVLNTVSVVTLLRVCCGKEAGSRRRDHEVEMMVQLLGIMIIASICWCPLLVFIAETVLSGSKLQVKYLLLWLRFATWNQILDPWVYILFRRSVLKRVYPRLDLSRGSIMTLYPGFTASLRRLTRSSLGGAASKVDEGGALDGTDRPAPRRPLPPTS
- the tbxa2r gene encoding thromboxane A2 receptor isoform X2 is translated as MNASAEGGAPPPVCFSVNSPPFNYTHSIASAYFSATFSGLGLSSNLFALVVLVKSYRRTQSRSRSSFLVFLLGLVLTDFMGLLVTGSIVVSFHVTHFNWRLLDPRCHFCNFMGMSMVFYGLCPLLLGAAMAVERFVGINRPFARSARVSKSRAWSMVVSVWVAAGCVGLLPLTGLGSYHMQMPGSWCFFLIGSRPLDMTFSLLFSLTGLTSLAVSFVLNTVSVVTLLRVCCGKEAGSRRRDHEVEMMVQLLGIMIIASICWCPLLIFTMRTVLSAEPVGPDYLLFFLRLASCNQICDPWVYILCQESRLRCLLQRLCCRAASSRSSTSCSGCASRPGTRSWTPGSTSCSVVPS